One genomic window of Arachis hypogaea cultivar Tifrunner chromosome 8, arahy.Tifrunner.gnm2.J5K5, whole genome shotgun sequence includes the following:
- the LOC140174676 gene encoding uncharacterized protein — MVAKEPSTAVEYETAYGYRGDELVERLCERGEAYKQWLDRIPRQQYTLAHDGEHRWGYMTANPVECINGILKGARNLPVTALDKATFYRLNALFIRKRAEVKARISVGQLFSEVREKHSDLGFAVNLRLQHCDCGEFQVDQISCLHVFACCVNQHLDWKQYVYEVYTMGEI; from the exons ATGGTTGCAAAAGAACCATCAACAGCTGTTGAGTACGAAACTGCATATGGCTATCGAGGGGATGAGTTAGTTGAA AGATTATGTGAGCGGGGGGAGGCTTACAAGCAGTGGTTAGACCGGATCCCTCGACAGCAGTATACCTTGGCACATGATGGTGAACATCGTTGGGGTTATATGACAGCTAACCCAGTGGAGTGCATTAATGGAATATTGAAAGGGGCACGCAATCTTCCGGTCACAGCCCTTGATAAGGCAACTTTTTACAGGCTAAATGCGTTGTTCATAAGGAAGAGAGCTGAGGTTAAGGCTCGTATAAGTGTAGGACAACTATTCTCTGAAGTGCGTGAGAAGCATAGTGATTTAGGGTTTGCAGTAAACTTGCGCCTTCAGCATTGTGATTGTGGTGAATTTCAGGTGGATCAAATTTCGTGTCTTCATGTATTTGCTTGCTGTGTGAACCAGCATCTGGATTGGAAACAGTATGTGTACGAGGTTTACACGATGGGAGAGATCTGA